One Rosa chinensis cultivar Old Blush chromosome 3, RchiOBHm-V2, whole genome shotgun sequence DNA window includes the following coding sequences:
- the LOC112193901 gene encoding uncharacterized protein LOC112193901 — translation MNSVFFPLPSCQFLLPCRQKQPQCILTNRVCHRNTYVSPLSLSFPFLSHHSLRARLSPVGATVPSDEGVVTEGVVSVINFEDFAEKDWSFLDSDNFSSEEDRLKVDRIISAGEIQETSRVMVSVGSEAFVDQLVESSPCSLLLVVHDSLFVLAGIKEKYDKVKCWQGELIYVPDKWAPLDVVFLYFLPAVPFNLGQVFGAVANCFSPGARLVISHPQGRDVLEKQRQQYPDVITSDLPEKRTLKEVAAEHFFELTDYVDEQGLYLAVLKFVGAS, via the exons ATGAATtctgttttctttcctttaccTAGCTGCCAGTTTCTCTTACCTTGTCGTCAAAAACAACCCCAATGCATTCTAACCAACCGTGTCTGTCATCGGAACACCTACGtctctcctctttctctttcaTTTCCCTTTCTTTCACATCATTCTTTGCGTGCTCGCTTATCACCTGTTGGTGCTACAGTTCCATCAGATGAAGGAGTAGTTACTGAAGGAGTGGTGTCTGTAATCAACTTTGAAGATTTTGCTGAGAAAGATTGGTCATTTCTTGATTCAGATAATTTCAGTTCTGAAGAAGATAGGCTAAAGGTTGATCGCATTATATCCGCAGGAGAGATTCAAGAAACATCTAGGGTTATGGTTTCAGTTGGTTCTGAAGCATTTGTGGATCAATTGGTGGAATCATCACCATGCAGTCTGTTGCTTGTTGTCCATGATTCACTTTTTGTGTTGGCCGGcattaaagaaaaatatgacAAGGTTAAGTGTTGGCAAGGAGAATTGATATATGTACCTGATAAGTGGGCTCCTTTAGATGTTGTGTTTCTCTATTTCCTTCCAGCCGTGCCCTTTAACCTTGGACAGGTGTTTGGGGCAGTTGCAAACTGTTTTTCTCCAG GTGCAAGACTGGTTATCAGCCATCCCCAAGGAAGAGATGTTTTAGAGAAACAACGGCAACAATATCCAGATGTTATAACTTCTGACTTGCCTGAGAAGAGAACTCTAAAGGAAGTTGCAGCAGAACATTTTTTTGAATTAACTGACTATGTCGATGAGCAGGGCCTTTATCTTGCTGTATTGAAGTTTGTGGGGGCAAGTTGA